One Fibrobacter sp. UWR2 DNA window includes the following coding sequences:
- a CDS encoding transketolase, protein MQDSLVTKAADNVRILSAAMVQKAKSGHPGGAMGAADAITLLFAEFLRYDPDDAEWMGRDRFFMDPGHMSPLLYSELVLTNRLTLDDVKNFRQLGSRTPGHPELDVMLGIENSSGPLGIGHGIALGAAIAERFMVERFGSILEHKTVCLVSDGGLEEEIAYGVGRIAGHLKLSNLIFFYDANQVQLSCKTEDVMSHDFVGQYKAWGFRVIECDGSNIAELRKAFKEAWAEKEKPTLVFGHTTMAKGAVAEDGKSYEGEVSTHGQPLNAAGASTTATVKNLGGNPDDPFQVFDDVKAAFEARANELRKEVAEWKKAKAAWDKANAEKSATLNEWLSGKAPVLNLSSLPIKEGVATRVTSGTVLGYLAENFHNIICSSADLSNSDNTQAFLNKTGIFRANDFKGAFVQVGVAELTMGAIMNGIALQKGLFPICATFFVFSDFMKPAIRMAALMGLPVKYVFTHDSFRVGEDGPTHQPIEHETQIRLLEDLTKENGKAEMLVLRPADAFETLAAWEMAFENNDSPTALILTRQVVNTLPGENRYEAAKACRKGAYIVSDNTAAGKNPDLTLVANGSDVLLEHQAAELLRAEGKAVRVVSMISPALFLKQDKAYRDQVLVPWTPVFALSSGLPVLFDRVVGGFGKACGLERFGASAPAGVLEKEFGYVPEAVAAKAKEYLAEFAQNVADFKKVNG, encoded by the coding sequence GTGCAAGACTCCCTAGTTACGAAAGCAGCCGACAACGTCCGAATCCTTTCTGCCGCGATGGTGCAGAAGGCGAAGTCCGGGCATCCGGGTGGTGCGATGGGCGCCGCCGACGCCATCACGCTGTTGTTCGCGGAATTCTTGCGCTACGACCCGGACGACGCCGAATGGATGGGCCGCGACCGCTTCTTCATGGACCCGGGCCACATGAGCCCGCTCCTGTACTCCGAGCTCGTCCTCACGAACCGCCTCACGCTCGACGACGTGAAGAACTTCCGCCAGCTCGGCAGCCGCACTCCCGGCCACCCCGAACTGGACGTGATGCTCGGCATCGAGAACTCCTCGGGCCCGCTCGGTATCGGCCACGGCATCGCCCTTGGCGCCGCCATCGCCGAACGCTTCATGGTGGAACGCTTCGGTTCCATCCTCGAGCACAAGACGGTCTGCCTCGTTTCTGACGGCGGCCTCGAAGAAGAAATTGCCTACGGCGTGGGCCGCATCGCGGGTCACCTCAAGCTTTCGAACCTCATCTTCTTCTACGACGCGAACCAGGTGCAGCTGAGCTGCAAGACCGAAGACGTGATGAGCCACGACTTCGTCGGCCAGTACAAGGCATGGGGTTTCCGCGTTATCGAATGCGACGGTTCCAACATCGCCGAACTGCGCAAGGCATTCAAGGAAGCCTGGGCCGAGAAGGAAAAGCCGACGCTCGTGTTCGGCCACACCACGATGGCCAAGGGCGCCGTTGCCGAAGACGGCAAGAGCTACGAAGGCGAAGTTTCTACGCACGGGCAGCCGCTCAACGCTGCCGGTGCTTCTACTACCGCGACGGTCAAGAACCTTGGCGGTAACCCGGACGACCCGTTCCAGGTGTTCGACGATGTGAAGGCTGCATTCGAAGCCCGCGCAAACGAACTTCGCAAGGAAGTTGCCGAATGGAAGAAGGCCAAGGCCGCTTGGGACAAGGCAAATGCCGAGAAGTCCGCGACCCTCAATGAATGGCTCTCCGGCAAGGCTCCGGTGCTCAACCTCTCCAGCCTCCCCATCAAGGAAGGCGTGGCTACCCGCGTTACGAGCGGTACGGTGCTCGGCTACCTCGCCGAAAACTTCCACAACATCATTTGCAGTTCCGCCGACCTCTCCAACTCCGACAACACGCAGGCGTTCCTCAACAAGACGGGTATTTTCCGCGCTAACGACTTCAAGGGCGCGTTTGTCCAGGTGGGCGTCGCGGAACTCACGATGGGCGCCATCATGAACGGTATTGCGCTGCAGAAGGGCCTGTTCCCGATTTGCGCCACGTTCTTCGTGTTCAGCGACTTCATGAAGCCCGCCATCCGCATGGCCGCCCTCATGGGCCTCCCGGTCAAGTACGTGTTCACGCACGATAGCTTCCGCGTGGGCGAAGATGGCCCGACGCACCAGCCCATCGAACACGAAACGCAGATCCGCCTGCTCGAAGACCTCACGAAGGAAAACGGCAAGGCCGAAATGCTCGTGCTCCGTCCGGCAGACGCTTTCGAGACTCTCGCCGCCTGGGAAATGGCTTTCGAGAACAACGACAGCCCGACGGCGCTTATCCTTACCCGCCAGGTGGTGAACACGCTCCCCGGCGAAAACCGCTACGAAGCCGCGAAGGCCTGCCGCAAGGGCGCCTACATCGTGAGCGACAATACCGCCGCCGGCAAGAACCCGGACCTCACTCTCGTCGCAAACGGTTCTGACGTGCTCCTGGAACACCAGGCTGCTGAACTCCTCCGTGCCGAAGGCAAGGCCGTGCGCGTCGTCTCCATGATCAGCCCGGCTCTCTTCCTCAAGCAGGACAAGGCTTACCGCGACCAGGTGCTCGTGCCCTGGACTCCGGTGTTCGCTCTCTCCAGCGGCCTTCCGGTTCTCTTCGACCGCGTGGTCGGCGGGTTCGGCAAGGCTTGCGGCCTGGAACGCTTCGGCGCTTCCGCTCCGGCTGGCGTGCTTGAGAAGGAATTCGGCTACGTGCCCGAGGCAGTTGCCGCGAAGGCCAAGGAATACCTCGCCGAGTTCGCGCAGAACGTCGCCGACTTCAAGAAGGTGAACGGATAA